From Ipomoea triloba cultivar NCNSP0323 chromosome 5, ASM357664v1, the proteins below share one genomic window:
- the LOC116020936 gene encoding PR5-like receptor kinase, with the protein MKSSAFVETTKECWNKSSDSSGGYAYAYAKLGSLNASDLRISCRVELITMTSWRIQEKNVSSSLLEIHNALMYGFELSWFPAICQQHCGSRWCHFDMKNEISCFRYKVGMSGTKIWPFLLGILKNIQFYLVGVRQLAVMISAAKIIIGVPCAVVFLIIKFRRRHLSVFEAIENFLSADNNLLPIRYSYKHIKNMTKAFKEKLGEGGFGSVYKGKLRSGSDVAVKIISKPKSNGQDFINEVASMGRIHHVNIARLVGYCAENSKRALVYDFMSNGSLDKYINQGADASLLNWQRKFEITIRVARGIDYLHRGCDIQILHFDIKPHNILLDENFIPKISDFGLAKLFPTDKSIVTLTAARGTIGYVAPELINRSIGAISHKADVYSFGMLLMEMLGLKKIPVTGQDESSQYFPSWIYNDINKGKAIEMGELDEDEKRITKKMTIVGLWCIQTSPIPRPSMSRVVEMLEGDVELLQMPTDIFLSEPIMEVDQEQSSMPESSESIAFLANSASSNSIGIIVD; encoded by the exons ATGAAGTCTTCCGCTTTTGTAGAAACCACTAAAGAGTGTTGGAATAAAAGCAGTGACTCTTCTGGGGGCTATGCTTATGCTTATGCTAAGCTAGGCTCCCTCAATGCATCGGATTTAAGAATTTCATGCCGGGTTGAGCTCATAACTATGACATCCTGGCGAATTCAAGAGAAGAATGTAAGTAGTAGTCTATTGGAAATCCATAATGCTTTGATGTATGGATTTGAGCTATCCTGGTTCCCGGCTATTTGTCAACAGCATTGCGGGAGTAGATGGTGTCACTTTGACATGAAAAATGAGATTAGCTGCTTCAGATACAAAGTAG GTATGTCAGGGACGAAAATATGGCCTTTTCTTCTGG GTATACTAAAGAACATACAGTTTTATCTTGTGG GTGTCCGCCAACTTGCGGTTATGATCTCTGCAGCAAAGATTATAATTGGAGTTCCATGCGCAGTTGTGTTTCTAATTATCAAATTCCGCAGAAGGCATCTTTCAGTGTTCGAAGCAATCGAAAATTTCCTCAGCGCTGACAACAATCTGTTGCCCATCAGATACTCCTACAAACACATCAAGAATATGACCAAAGCCTTCAAGGAGAAGTTGGGAGAAGGGGGCTTCGGTTCTGTTTACAAAGGCAAACTTCGAAGTGGGAGCGATGTTGCAGTGAAGATAATAAGCAAGCCTAAGTCTAATGGCCAAGATTTCATCAATGAAGTTGCTTCCATGGGAAGGATTCATCATGTCAACATTGCTCGACTTGTTGGATATTGTGCAGAGAATTCTAAGCGTGCTCTTGTTTACGATTTTATGTCTAATGGATCCCTTGACAAATACATTAATCAAGGAGCTGATGCAAGTTTGTTGAATTGGCAAAGGAAGTTTGAAATTACAATAAGAGTAGCTCGTGGGATTGATTACTTGCACCGAGGCTGTGACATTCAAATTCTACATTTTGACATCAAACCGCACAATATACTTCTAGATGAGAACTTCATTCCAAAAATCTCTGATTTTGGTCTCGCAAAACTATTTCCTACCGATAAAAGCATTGTAACGCTTACAGCAGCCCGTGGAACAATTGGGTATGTGGCACCAGAGTTGATCAACAGAAGCATTGGAGCCATTTCACACAAAGCCGATGTTTATAGCTTTGGAATGCTACTGATGGAAATGTTAGGCCTAAAGAAAATTCCAGTTACTGGGCAAGATGAGTCGAGTCAATACTTCCCGTCATGGATTTACAATGATATCAACAAAGGCAAGGCAATTGAGATGGGAGAATTAGATGAGGACGAGAAGAGAATTACAAAGAAGATGACCATAGTTGGGCTTTGGTGCATCCAAACCAGTCCAATTCCGAGGCCTTCAATGAGTAGGGTGGTTGAAATGCTTGAAGGAGATGTTGAGCTGCTGCAAATGCCAACTGATATTTTCCTTTCAGAGCCAATTATGGAAGTGGATCAAGAACAGAGTTCCATGCCAGAATCATCTGAATCCATAGCATTTTTGGCCAATTCTGCTAGTTCCAACAGCATAGGTATAATTGTGGATTAA